A DNA window from Helianthus annuus cultivar XRQ/B chromosome 15, HanXRQr2.0-SUNRISE, whole genome shotgun sequence contains the following coding sequences:
- the LOC110908209 gene encoding myb-related protein 305, with protein MRATKNMTNACKQEEFEQLKRGPWTLEEDNLLIHYINRHGEGRWNSLAKAAGLKRTGKSCRLRWLNYLKPDIKRGNLTPQEQLAIHELHLKWGNRWSKIARHLPGRTDNEIKNYWRTRVQKQARHLKIDSSSKRFIETLQQFWMPRLLEKVEQTSSTSSSTSTSTASTLTMETDQKKLSSQSPQAEQDILTVLSPTEPSNKEWNNSSSNTCASDSCVKMLSQLPEMSQLYEDTAYYNSSLQNIDSYNVHINEFDMMGFGQPDDISSLSFQVEDTYGISSGDMATETYWNMDDLW; from the exons ATGAGGGCTACCAAGAATATGACTAATGCTTGCAAACAAGAAGAGTTTGAGCAACTCAAAAGAGGGCCATGGACACTTGAGGAGGACAATCTTCTTATCCATTATATCAATCGTCATGGCGAAGGCCGTTGGAATTCGCTAGCCAAAGCAGCAG GATTGAAAAGAACAGGAAAAAGTTGTAGGTTAAGATGGTTGAATTACTTAAAACCAGATATCAAGCGCGGAAATCTCACACCACAAGAACAACTCGCTATCCACGAACTCCATTTAAAGTGGGGCAATAG ATGGTCGAAAATTGCCCGCCATCTGCCCGGACGTACAGATAATGAGATCAAGAACTATTGGAGAACACGAGTACAGAAACAAGCTCGCCATCTTAAGATCGACTCTAGTAGCAAGAGGTTTATAGAAACACTACAACAATTTTGGATGCCAAGATTGCTTGAGAAAGTAGAGCAAACATCATCAACATCGtcatcaacatcaacatcaactGCTTCTACTTTAACCATGGAAACTGATCAGAAAAAACTAAGCTCTCAATCTCCACAAGCGGAACAGGACATACTTACAGTATTATCTCCAACAGAACCAAGCAACAAAGAGTGGAATAACTCAAGCTCAAACACTTGTGCATCAGATTCTTGTGTGAAGATGTTGTCACAACTCCCTGAAATGTCCCAACTTTATGAGGACACTGCCTACTATAACTCTTCACTCCAAAACATTGACAGCTATAATGTGCATATAAATGAGTTTGACATGATGGGATTTGGTCAGCCAGATGACATATCATCTCTGAGTTTTCAGGTGGAAGATACTTATGGAATAAGCAGTGGTGACATGGCAACTGAAACATATTGGAACATGGATGATTTGTGGTAA